GAAGACGATGACAACCCGAAGACGATGACAACCTGAAGACAGTGACAACCCGAGACAATTACAAGCGGGGTCGAAAAACCTACCGCGCCGGAGTCGTCCCGATGGCGGTGCGGCGCCGGAGATCGCCCTGCTTCGGGGTTTCGCCGGTCAGCACGATTCTTGCTCCTCCTATGACTACGCCGGGAGCGCTTCGATCCCGCCAGGCTCGAAGCTCCGGCCTCAGCACGAGCACGTTCTACAACGAGAGGAGATACCCATGGACATCGAACTGCAAACCCCATCGCGCATCCGAGGCTCCAAGGCCGTAGTGGCGGGGGAGCCCGCCGACGAGTCGGAGGACCCCATTCGCTCACCCGTCAACGCCTACGGTGCCCGCATCCCGCGTCTCGGTTTTGGAACCTTTGAGCTCGAAGGAGACGACGCCCAGCGCATGGTGGAGGCGGCC
This region of Acidobacteriota bacterium genomic DNA includes:
- a CDS encoding aldo/keto reductase, giving the protein MDIELQTPSRIRGSKAVVAGEPADESEDPIRSPVNAYGARIPRLGFGTFELEGDDAQRMVEAALEMGYRHVDTAQIYQNEEGVGAGLKAAGLPRDEVWVTTKV